In Pleurocapsa sp. PCC 7319, the following are encoded in one genomic region:
- a CDS encoding phosphotransferase family protein — MLLNSHNVFDYLSNLADQDSKANLNFCNSLDKNHSKVEPLAAKNFNLLVTFPDNCKLLVKQERHNLEGKAAGEFKSEYRIQKWLRQFPEQQSLSPFLPELIHFDAENSIIIFRYLDNYRDLMDFYTKENSFPNKISRAIGTLLATIHGDTYEQEKHRQFFEIQEHTQVADQVPKLIRGLKRITPEIFGSVPADGLKFFALYQKYDSLGQAIAELGKSFTPSCLTHNDLKLNNILLHTDWLQTNDSIIRLIDWERNSWGDPAFDLGTLVGSYIQIWLVSLIISKSLSIEESLSLAVTPIEKLQPSIAALTKAYLETFPEILEHRPDFLIRVVQFAGFALIQRIQAMIQYQKSFDNTGIAMLQVAKALLCRPERSMPTVFGKDIVEIVQICTAT, encoded by the coding sequence ATGTTATTGAATTCCCATAACGTTTTCGATTATTTAAGCAATCTTGCAGATCAAGACAGCAAAGCTAATCTCAATTTTTGTAATTCTTTAGATAAAAATCACAGTAAAGTCGAACCTCTTGCTGCTAAAAACTTTAATTTATTAGTAACTTTTCCTGATAACTGTAAACTGTTAGTTAAACAAGAAAGACATAATCTTGAAGGTAAAGCAGCTGGTGAATTTAAGAGCGAATATCGAATTCAAAAGTGGTTACGACAGTTTCCTGAACAACAAAGTCTCAGTCCTTTTTTACCAGAATTAATCCACTTTGATGCTGAAAATTCGATTATTATTTTCCGCTACTTGGATAATTATCGCGATTTAATGGATTTCTACACCAAAGAGAATAGCTTTCCCAATAAAATTTCCCGTGCCATCGGCACTCTCTTAGCAACTATTCATGGCGATACCTACGAACAAGAAAAGCATCGACAGTTTTTTGAAATACAAGAACATACTCAGGTTGCAGATCAAGTACCTAAATTAATTCGAGGTTTAAAACGAATTACCCCAGAAATATTTGGTTCTGTTCCCGCAGATGGTTTAAAATTCTTTGCTCTCTATCAAAAATACGATAGTTTGGGTCAGGCGATCGCCGAATTAGGAAAATCTTTTACTCCTTCTTGTCTGACTCACAATGACTTGAAGCTTAATAATATTCTCTTGCATACAGATTGGCTGCAAACTAACGACAGTATTATCAGACTGATTGATTGGGAACGTAACAGTTGGGGAGATCCTGCTTTTGATTTGGGAACTCTGGTTGGTAGCTATATCCAAATTTGGCTGGTTAGTTTAATTATCAGTAAGTCTTTGAGTATTGAAGAATCTCTGAGTTTAGCAGTAACTCCGATAGAAAAGCTTCAGCCTTCGATTGCTGCTTTGACTAAAGCCTATCTAGAGACTTTTCCAGAAATCCTAGAACATCGACCCGACTTCTTAATAAGAGTAGTGCAATTTGCTGGTTTTGCTTTGATTCAAAGGATTCAAGCGATGATTCAATATCAAAAATCCTTTGATAATACAGGAATAGCCATGCTTCAGGTAGCTAAAGCTTTATTATGTCGTCCAGAGCGATCGATGCCCACAGTATTTGGCAAGGATATTGTCGAAATAGTACAAATTTGCACTGCTACTTAA
- a CDS encoding T3SS effector HopA1 family protein has protein sequence MTRLLDSPPSQIDNCSNRLQTVLEDIVNQVEIREDFSVRHPDYKPLELPEEAVTRFQKMPEQMQQKYLSLQLRSFLYGIYYSGWMREALALDTEENNLPLDLENNTLLGVDLEFYNRIHQSNNGQGYFAPGWSILKEEEDGSLVVKKGGLKLHIERDKHLQPTAQNAVTGDSVAIKMPKNCVQNGYYISVGNARANLHQDANEDVLVRIYFNLTPEGAVGVMHGLTHQLNEQNIPFDFKVLYNPQDYRRHDSGVLYFNKSNYELVHQILQKVYQENKSQFKAEVPLFTLQLAPGLALAEEPDQKFAQKESFGMNRCQIIANGLLEAWYQDKNLVNDKMQYIFEQFSILGIDLNHTYINANGKDIYQIF, from the coding sequence ATGACACGATTACTCGATTCTCCTCCATCTCAGATCGACAATTGCTCTAATCGACTACAAACTGTTCTGGAAGATATTGTCAACCAGGTTGAAATTAGAGAGGATTTTTCAGTTCGACATCCCGACTACAAACCCCTAGAACTACCTGAAGAAGCTGTAACGCGGTTTCAGAAAATGCCAGAACAGATGCAGCAAAAATATCTTAGTCTGCAACTGAGGAGTTTCCTTTATGGTATCTACTATAGTGGCTGGATGCGAGAAGCCTTAGCGTTAGACACAGAAGAGAATAATTTACCTTTAGATTTAGAAAATAATACTCTCTTGGGAGTAGATTTAGAATTTTATAATCGCATACATCAAAGTAATAATGGTCAAGGTTATTTCGCTCCCGGTTGGTCGATTCTTAAGGAAGAGGAAGATGGTAGCTTAGTAGTAAAAAAGGGCGGTTTAAAACTACATATAGAGCGTGATAAACATCTACAACCTACCGCACAAAATGCTGTAACTGGTGATTCGGTAGCGATCAAGATGCCCAAAAATTGTGTGCAGAATGGCTATTATATTTCTGTTGGCAATGCTAGAGCAAATCTGCATCAAGATGCTAATGAGGATGTTTTAGTACGGATTTACTTTAACTTGACCCCTGAAGGTGCAGTAGGAGTAATGCATGGTCTTACCCACCAACTAAATGAACAAAATATCCCTTTTGATTTTAAGGTTTTATACAATCCCCAAGATTATCGACGCCATGACTCAGGAGTTTTATATTTTAATAAGAGTAATTATGAGCTAGTTCATCAGATATTACAGAAGGTATATCAAGAGAATAAGTCTCAGTTTAAAGCTGAAGTTCCTTTATTTACTTTGCAGCTAGCACCGGGGTTAGCATTAGCAGAAGAACCAGATCAAAAGTTTGCCCAAAAAGAAAGTTTTGGCATGAATCGCTGTCAAATTATAGCTAATGGTTTACTAGAGGCTTGGTATCAAGATAAAAACTTAGTAAACGATAAAATGCAATACATCTTTGAGCAATTTTCAATTTTAGGTATTGACTTAAACCATACTTACATTAATGCCAACGGAAAGGATATTTATCAAATCTTTTAA
- a CDS encoding precorrin-8X methylmutase produces the protein MDLHITEASSLAIIDRQLEDSNRKVSPAQYEIIRRVIYQTADFEYGSLLRFSEDALIKGAAALSARTSIVVDVSAIQVSIVPRLQQTFLNPVYCCTTIRGQSDKTKTIAASGLETLGHNYPDSIFIIGQDQTALATFIELNESSMIKPSLIIATSPLFGEQSAKLDLRHSSIPSIYIDSSKGNSTVATAIMNSLINLAWIAYNIKSG, from the coding sequence ATGGATTTACACATTACAGAGGCTTCTTCTCTGGCAATTATTGATCGTCAGCTCGAAGATAGTAACCGAAAAGTCTCTCCAGCCCAATACGAAATAATTCGCCGAGTTATCTATCAAACCGCAGACTTTGAATACGGTTCTCTTCTCAGATTTTCTGAAGATGCTCTAATTAAGGGGGCAGCAGCATTATCAGCTCGGACATCTATTGTGGTTGACGTTTCCGCTATTCAAGTAAGTATAGTTCCACGTTTACAACAAACTTTTTTAAATCCTGTTTATTGCTGTACCACAATTAGAGGTCAATCAGACAAAACCAAAACTATTGCAGCTAGTGGGCTAGAGACTCTTGGTCATAATTATCCAGATAGTATTTTTATTATTGGTCAGGATCAAACTGCTTTAGCAACTTTCATAGAATTGAATGAGAGTAGCATGATTAAACCCAGTTTAATAATTGCAACTTCCCCTCTGTTTGGTGAGCAAAGTGCCAAACTTGATTTGAGACATTCTTCTATTCCCAGTATTTATATCGATAGCTCCAAAGGTAACTCAACGGTAGCCACAGCCATTATGAACAGTTTGATTAATCTCGCTTGGATAGCTTATAATATCAAGTCCGGTTGA
- the dapB gene encoding 4-hydroxy-tetrahydrodipicolinate reductase, which translates to MTDKSPIPVVVNGALGQMGREVIKAVSQAEDMLLIGAVDKNPEYLGQDIGEIIGVGALEVPVLNDLQSVLVLATQEKVQGVMVDFTHPDSVYENTRSAIAYGVRPVIGTTGLTNEQLKDLSEFADKASTGALVIPNFSIGMVLLQQAAINASKYFDHVEIIELHHDRKADAPSGTAIKTAQMLAEMGKSFNPPKVKSKETMAGARGGTAESNIPIHSVRLPGLIAHQEVLFGAPGQLYTLRHDTSDRSCYMPGVLLSIRKVTELTSLIYGLEKIL; encoded by the coding sequence ATGACGGATAAATCACCGATTCCAGTAGTAGTTAATGGTGCTTTGGGTCAAATGGGCAGGGAGGTGATTAAAGCAGTATCTCAAGCAGAAGATATGCTGTTGATCGGCGCAGTGGATAAGAACCCTGAATATTTGGGTCAAGATATCGGCGAAATTATCGGTGTGGGTGCATTAGAAGTTCCTGTATTAAACGATTTACAGAGTGTCTTGGTTTTAGCTACTCAAGAAAAAGTTCAAGGGGTAATGGTCGATTTTACCCATCCTGATAGCGTGTATGAAAATACTCGTAGCGCGATCGCCTATGGAGTTCGTCCAGTCATTGGCACTACCGGTCTAACCAATGAACAGCTCAAAGACTTAAGTGAGTTTGCTGATAAGGCTAGTACAGGAGCGTTAGTTATTCCTAATTTTTCGATTGGGATGGTGTTACTTCAACAAGCAGCGATCAATGCCTCCAAATATTTTGACCATGTAGAGATTATCGAGCTACATCACGATCGCAAGGCAGATGCTCCCAGCGGTACTGCAATTAAAACAGCGCAGATGCTCGCAGAAATGGGTAAATCTTTTAATCCTCCTAAAGTAAAATCGAAAGAAACTATGGCTGGAGCAAGAGGAGGTACAGCAGAAAGCAATATTCCGATTCATAGCGTTCGACTACCTGGCTTAATTGCTCACCAGGAGGTGTTATTTGGTGCCCCTGGTCAACTTTACACCCTACGTCATGATACTAGCGATCGCTCTTGCTATATGCCGGGAGTGTTACTCTCAATACGCAAGGTGACAGAACTAACTTCTTTGATATACGGTTTGGAAAAAATATTGTAG
- a CDS encoding IS110 family transposase, with translation MKPIGRSQKSQKKSSKRQEPEIKVINPHSAGIDIGSREHWVCVPIAATESNVRCFGCSTPDLLALANWLSECGVTSIALESTGVEWIPLFNILSQHNFQVCLVNAHNVKTVPGRKSDVQDCQWLQQLHSYGLLAPSFIPEGEITVLRSYLRQRENLIQASSTHVQRMQKALTQMNLQLHKVISDLTGVTGLNILRAIIAGERNPQTLAKLAHRRIKSSPQQIRDALTGNYRPEMVFILHQELSCYQFYQQQIGLLEEQIEQCLSKLPSQTKETPPLNSQKKCRRSIKSGFDLHSHLYRIAGVDFTSIDGLSVVTVQTILSEVGLDPTKFKSAKHFSSWLGLCPGCRITGGKVKSSQTRRVNNRAATAFRLAAQAVSRSHSALGAFYRRIRSRAGAPKAITATAHKIARLFYTLWTKKESYLDRGADYYEQKYQERLIKNLKQRAKSLGLEVVEASST, from the coding sequence ATGAAGCCAATTGGTCGAAGCCAAAAATCCCAGAAAAAAAGTAGCAAAAGACAGGAGCCAGAAATAAAAGTCATCAATCCGCACTCGGCGGGAATTGATATTGGCTCAAGAGAGCATTGGGTTTGTGTACCTATAGCAGCAACAGAATCTAATGTTCGTTGTTTTGGGTGTAGTACACCAGATTTACTAGCTCTGGCAAATTGGTTAAGTGAATGCGGTGTGACGAGTATTGCCCTCGAATCGACGGGAGTAGAATGGATACCTTTATTTAACATCTTAAGTCAGCATAACTTCCAAGTCTGTTTAGTCAATGCTCACAATGTAAAAACAGTACCAGGAAGAAAAAGCGATGTCCAAGATTGTCAATGGTTACAACAACTGCATAGTTATGGCTTACTTGCACCTTCCTTTATCCCCGAAGGAGAAATAACTGTACTGAGAAGCTATTTAAGACAACGAGAAAATTTGATTCAAGCTAGTTCGACTCATGTGCAAAGAATGCAAAAAGCTTTAACACAGATGAATTTGCAGTTGCATAAAGTCATTAGCGATCTTACAGGGGTGACAGGATTAAATATTCTGAGGGCCATTATTGCTGGGGAAAGAAATCCACAAACCTTAGCCAAATTAGCACACCGAAGAATTAAAAGTAGTCCACAACAAATTAGAGATGCCCTAACGGGTAATTATCGTCCAGAAATGGTTTTTATTTTGCATCAAGAATTATCTTGTTATCAATTTTATCAACAACAAATCGGATTATTAGAGGAACAAATCGAACAATGTCTCAGTAAATTGCCCTCCCAAACAAAAGAGACTCCGCCCCTAAATAGCCAGAAAAAGTGTCGTCGCTCAATCAAATCAGGGTTCGACTTACATTCTCATCTCTATCGTATTGCGGGAGTAGATTTTACCAGCATTGATGGTTTAAGTGTAGTCACAGTGCAAACCATCCTCAGTGAAGTAGGATTAGACCCGACTAAATTTAAGAGTGCTAAACATTTCAGCTCTTGGCTCGGATTATGTCCTGGTTGTCGGATTACAGGGGGCAAAGTTAAAAGTTCTCAGACTCGTCGAGTTAACAATCGAGCTGCAACAGCTTTTCGATTGGCAGCTCAAGCTGTTAGTCGTTCTCATTCAGCTTTGGGCGCATTTTATCGACGCATTCGCTCCCGTGCTGGCGCACCCAAGGCCATTACTGCTACAGCACACAAAATTGCTCGTCTATTCTATACTCTCTGGACAAAAAAAGAATCTTATCTCGATCGTGGAGCTGATTACTATGAACAAAAATATCAAGAAAGACTCATCAAAAATCTCAAGCAAAGAGCAAAATCCCTTGGTTTAGAAGTAGTTGAGGCATCTTCTACTTGA
- a CDS encoding TM0106 family RecB-like putative nuclease, whose amino-acid sequence MLITDHLLLNYKRCNRRTFLEIYGNPQQKDPEKDFLLKLKRENQSHIRNVIQARSFDYHQPEVSRHHWQLNTQQTIELMRQGVDCIYRGMLSLTFAEWKAVLGEQIFLAKLKDNQQEISSQILSTVTFIAAPSLLIKQSGKSRFGNWEYVPINIKLGRRAKPEYKLIAAFHSQMLGIIQGTIPERSQLILREHNDYFINLDHWLIKMQYIVADCFVMLVDKLEPEVFISRQRCSLCNWHGHCYKIAQSEQHLSLVPGVTPRRYEDLQQMGINSVESLIEVEETRLGEMVGYDVARQLKQQIAAIQSDRALVKSSFDLINTQPIPTGAIELYFDIEAEPERQTDYLLGVLVVDRAENTEKFSAFLAEKPEDEGKIWQQFLDFTALYPDAPIFHYSEYEVDTIKRLARLYDTPKSTTKDLLSRFVDLHRWVTKSVVFPVESYSLKALANWIGFYWRETKGSGDQSVCWYDQWLQTQDRALLELILSYNEDDCRATRCLKDWLLDFLESQRNQKITLTQSMKK is encoded by the coding sequence ATGTTAATCACCGATCATCTTCTACTAAACTACAAACGCTGTAACCGTCGCACCTTTCTGGAAATATATGGCAACCCACAACAAAAAGACCCAGAGAAAGACTTTCTGCTGAAACTAAAACGAGAAAATCAATCTCATATTCGGAATGTTATTCAAGCAAGATCTTTTGATTATCATCAGCCTGAAGTATCCCGACACCATTGGCAACTTAATACCCAACAAACTATTGAATTGATGCGGCAAGGAGTAGACTGCATTTATCGAGGGATGTTGAGTCTTACTTTTGCTGAATGGAAGGCAGTTTTGGGAGAGCAAATTTTTCTAGCCAAGCTCAAAGATAATCAGCAAGAAATATCATCACAAATATTATCGACAGTTACTTTTATAGCTGCACCAAGTTTACTGATCAAACAATCGGGAAAATCTAGATTTGGTAACTGGGAATATGTTCCGATTAATATCAAGTTGGGTCGTCGGGCAAAACCGGAATATAAGTTAATTGCGGCATTTCATAGCCAAATGCTTGGCATTATTCAGGGGACAATTCCCGAGCGATCGCAGTTGATTTTAAGAGAACACAATGACTACTTCATCAATTTAGACCACTGGTTAATCAAAATGCAGTATATCGTCGCCGACTGTTTTGTGATGTTGGTAGACAAATTAGAACCAGAGGTGTTTATTTCTCGCCAAAGATGTAGTCTGTGTAATTGGCATGGTCACTGTTATAAAATAGCACAATCAGAGCAGCATTTATCCTTAGTGCCTGGAGTGACTCCTAGACGCTATGAAGATTTACAACAGATGGGAATTAATAGTGTTGAATCTTTGATTGAGGTCGAGGAAACTCGACTCGGTGAAATGGTTGGCTATGATGTGGCTCGCCAGTTAAAACAACAGATTGCTGCTATACAAAGCGATCGCGCTTTAGTTAAATCTAGTTTTGATCTGATTAATACTCAGCCGATTCCCACCGGGGCGATCGAGCTATATTTTGATATAGAAGCGGAACCAGAACGCCAAACTGACTATTTACTAGGAGTTTTAGTAGTCGATCGAGCAGAAAATACAGAAAAGTTTTCGGCTTTTTTAGCGGAAAAACCGGAAGATGAAGGCAAAATTTGGCAACAGTTCCTGGATTTTACTGCCCTTTATCCCGATGCCCCCATTTTTCATTATTCTGAATACGAAGTAGATACGATTAAACGCCTAGCACGACTTTACGATACCCCTAAATCTACTACTAAAGACTTACTTTCTCGTTTTGTCGATCTTCATCGATGGGTAACAAAATCAGTAGTTTTTCCTGTAGAGAGTTATTCTTTAAAAGCTTTGGCTAACTGGATTGGCTTTTATTGGCGTGAAACTAAAGGAAGTGGTGATCAGTCGGTGTGTTGGTATGACCAATGGTTACAAACTCAAGATCGAGCTTTGTTAGAGCTGATTTTAAGTTATAACGAAGATGACTGCCGAGCAACCCGCTGCTTAAAGGATTGGTTATTAGACTTTTTAGAATCTCAAAGGAATCAAAAAATAACTCTTACCCAATCAATGAAAAAATAA